In Rhodothermales bacterium, a single genomic region encodes these proteins:
- a CDS encoding alpha/beta hydrolase — MRMRIVIVATLLLSMCTLGVRPTCAQEEFKSGHFTTSDGVELHYLESGSGPTLVFVPGWTMPAEIWEHQIRHFGSTYRVVSLDPRGQGRSEKPTHGYHPSRRALDIGELLGHLGGAPAVVAGWSLGMQEVLILAHEVGTENIRAVVLVDHVINIEQPEVFTSRFISLQTEREEWTREFIRAIHRSPQSDEYLEAMTQAALATPTNAAAMMIANIILMGPTDLRPALNSLDRPALFIASSLDWAVEEAKLVRKGWPEIRVEVIEGTSHALFVDKPDEFNQVLGEFLATVPE; from the coding sequence ATGAGAATGCGTATAGTCATCGTCGCCACATTGCTCCTCTCCATGTGCACGTTGGGCGTCAGGCCAACATGTGCTCAAGAGGAGTTCAAGAGCGGCCATTTCACGACGAGCGACGGTGTCGAGCTTCACTACCTGGAATCGGGCTCCGGTCCGACCCTCGTGTTTGTGCCGGGTTGGACCATGCCCGCAGAGATCTGGGAGCATCAGATTCGGCATTTTGGCTCGACGTATCGGGTCGTCTCTCTCGATCCTCGCGGGCAGGGCCGTTCCGAGAAGCCGACGCATGGGTACCATCCTTCACGTCGGGCGCTCGATATAGGGGAACTGCTCGGGCACCTTGGCGGGGCACCTGCGGTCGTGGCTGGATGGTCGCTCGGCATGCAGGAAGTCCTCATCTTGGCACACGAAGTCGGGACCGAGAATATCCGAGCAGTTGTACTTGTCGATCATGTGATCAACATAGAGCAGCCCGAGGTATTTACGTCCAGGTTCATCAGCCTTCAGACGGAGCGGGAGGAGTGGACTCGGGAGTTCATCAGGGCGATTCATCGTAGCCCTCAATCGGATGAGTATCTGGAGGCAATGACGCAGGCAGCACTCGCCACGCCGACGAATGCTGCCGCGATGATGATTGCGAACATCATCCTGATGGGGCCGACAGATCTGCGACCTGCGTTGAACTCTCTGGACCGCCCGGCGCTATTCATCGCGTCATCGCTGGATTGGGCCGTGGAGGAGGCTAAGCTGGTCCGTAAAGGATGGCCCGAGATTCGGGTTGAGGTCATCGAGGGGACTTCGCACGCGCTCTTCGTGGACAAGCCGGATGAGTTCAACCAAGTGCTGGGAGAGTTCCTGGCGACCGTGCCGGAATAG